Proteins from a single region of Candidatus Woesearchaeota archaeon:
- a CDS encoding 30S ribosomal protein S27ae, whose amino-acid sequence MTKSKEKAKSSAPSKKYEAYSDGKKVKKECPKCGRGIFLAEHKDRFHCGKCAYTEFK is encoded by the coding sequence ATGACTAAATCTAAAGAAAAGGCAAAATCATCAGCTCCATCAAAGAAGTATGAAGCATATTCAGATGGTAAAAAAGTTAAGAAAGAGTGCCCTAAATGTGGTAGAGGAATTTTTTTAGCAGAACATAAAGATAGATTCCATTGTGGAAAATGTGCTTACACAGAATTCAAATAA
- a CDS encoding 50S ribosomal protein L11, which yields MAKETIEILIEGGKASAAPPLGPALGPLKVNIGQVVADINKKTADFKGMKVPVKVIVDTETKSYDIEIGTPPASQLIKSELGIAKGSGTPDKTYVADITIEQIKKVARMKFDSLLANDLSAAVREMAGTCYSLGIKVDGKVPREFIADVKKGKYDKVLNEEI from the coding sequence ATGGCAAAAGAGACAATTGAAATATTAATCGAGGGTGGTAAAGCGAGTGCTGCACCTCCTCTAGGACCAGCATTAGGTCCACTAAAAGTAAACATTGGACAAGTTGTAGCAGACATTAATAAGAAAACTGCAGACTTTAAGGGTATGAAAGTTCCAGTAAAAGTTATCGTTGATACTGAGACTAAATCATATGATATTGAAATTGGAACTCCTCCTGCTTCACAATTAATTAAGTCTGAATTAGGAATCGCTAAGGGTAGCGGAACTCCTGATAAGACTTATGTTGCAGATATTACAATTGAACAAATTAAGAAAGTAGCTAGAATGAAATTTGACTCATTACTTGCAAATGACTTATCTGCTGCAGTTAGAGAAATGGCTGGAACATGTTATTCATTAGGTATTAAAGTTGATGGGAAAGTTCCTAGAGAATTTATTGCAGATGTAAAGAAAGGAAAGTACGATAAAGTATTAAATGAGGAAATCTAA
- a CDS encoding AI-2E family transporter, with product MNLRYSTKTQRNFLLGISIVFLLLTMFVIKNIFTLIIYSSLLSYFLYPIYTYFFEKIKNKRLASLGTVFISIIIVFMPLILLSYVVILELTKLVIRYREYIENPEILNAIVNSFLANISNSTFLSNINASEFVNKLVAFILELTNSFFSSIPTMILYFFIVLFITYYILMYNREIFRAVNEYIPLSLKKQDAIVRSIAKNVKVLFKGYFLTGAIQTLVALLGFIIFGAPNLLIITFLTLITSLIPYLGTPMVWVPVSIYMIIAGDQFGGFGLLIYGTLIINMIDNFVRPVLMSSKDTIPPALVFIGFIGGMYAFGLIGVILGPLIISITSILLKYLKETLKYSEEEK from the coding sequence ATGAATCTAAGATATAGTACAAAAACGCAAAGAAACTTTTTACTGGGGATAAGTATAGTATTTTTATTACTAACAATGTTTGTAATTAAAAACATATTTACTCTAATAATTTATAGTTCTCTTCTATCTTATTTTTTATATCCAATCTATACATATTTTTTCGAAAAAATAAAAAATAAAAGGTTAGCCTCATTAGGAACTGTGTTTATATCTATTATAATTGTATTTATGCCCTTAATATTATTATCTTATGTTGTAATTCTTGAACTTACAAAATTAGTAATAAGATACAGAGAATACATCGAAAATCCTGAAATATTAAATGCAATAGTAAATTCATTCTTAGCAAACATATCCAATTCAACTTTTTTATCAAACATCAATGCATCTGAATTTGTAAATAAATTAGTAGCTTTTATCTTAGAATTAACAAATAGTTTTTTCTCTTCAATTCCTACTATGATACTTTATTTCTTCATAGTATTATTCATCACATATTATATCTTAATGTACAATAGAGAAATATTTAGAGCAGTAAATGAATACATACCTTTAAGTTTAAAAAAACAAGATGCAATCGTAAGAAGCATTGCTAAAAATGTGAAAGTTCTCTTTAAAGGATATTTCTTAACTGGAGCAATACAAACCTTAGTTGCCCTTTTAGGTTTTATAATATTTGGAGCTCCTAATCTTTTAATTATTACATTTTTAACACTAATTACAAGTTTAATTCCTTATCTTGGAACTCCTATGGTTTGGGTTCCTGTAAGTATTTATATGATTATAGCTGGTGATCAATTTGGAGGATTTGGACTTTTAATTTATGGGACTTTAATTATTAATATGATTGATAATTTTGTAAGACCTGTCCTTATGAGCAGTAAAGACACAATTCCTCCTGCATTAGTATTTATAGGATTTATTGGAGGAATGTATGCATTTGGATTAATTGGTGTAATTCTTGGGCCACTGATAATTTCCATTACTTCTATCTTGTTAAAATACTTAAAAGAAACATTAAAATACTCTGAAGAAGAAAAATAA
- a CDS encoding ATPase, T2SS/T4P/T4SS family codes for MEILDKYEINFETSKIPIVIYSSKDSYIGVYEVGILEVGDYTKFIVEKIKEDLLREGIFEKDKDDNFTYDELKKAYVKKVKELIQFYLPVLNYDDKDKLVTYIVQKSLDLGFVDIIISDPNIEELTINGGSKKIMIYHRKHGWLETNLNFIDDDEINNIASRIALENKKFFSNLTPLLDAHLRGGHRVNATLNPISTMGTTLTIRRFSDKPWTVSDLINSKTSSSIALAMIWIAMENEFSIIVAGGTGSGKTSFLNAISTFIPASQRIISVEDTREIRLPDYSHWVPMEARQSNQEGRGEVSMLDLIMNSLRMRPDRIIIGEIRKKKEAEVLFEAMRTGHSVYGTFHANNAHETVLRLSSSPIEIPKFTLSALGLIVIQSRDRRSGQRVTLQIAELDEDGNERVLLQFNPKTKKYFMKNKPKYLTQKLDEFQGIDEKEFFDELKRRALVLEYLAKYNITEIDDVGKVINRYYKDKDNLIKEAFKKLKEVSKKPKPKIQ; via the coding sequence ATGGAAATCCTCGATAAATATGAAATAAACTTTGAAACATCTAAAATCCCGATAGTAATATATTCTTCTAAAGATAGTTATATTGGTGTTTATGAAGTTGGCATATTAGAAGTTGGTGATTATACTAAATTTATTGTTGAAAAAATAAAAGAGGATCTTTTGAGGGAAGGAATTTTTGAAAAAGACAAAGATGACAATTTCACCTATGACGAATTAAAAAAAGCTTATGTCAAAAAAGTAAAAGAATTAATTCAATTTTATTTGCCAGTTTTAAATTATGATGATAAAGATAAATTAGTGACTTACATAGTACAAAAAAGTTTAGATTTAGGATTTGTAGATATAATAATTTCAGATCCAAATATTGAAGAATTAACTATTAATGGTGGTTCGAAAAAAATTATGATTTATCATAGAAAACATGGTTGGCTTGAAACAAATCTTAATTTCATAGATGATGATGAAATTAATAATATTGCCTCAAGAATTGCTCTTGAAAATAAGAAATTTTTTTCAAATTTAACTCCGCTCTTAGATGCCCATCTTAGGGGAGGTCACAGAGTAAATGCAACTCTAAATCCTATCTCGACAATGGGTACAACACTAACTATTAGGCGTTTTTCAGATAAGCCTTGGACAGTCTCAGATTTAATAAATTCGAAAACTTCATCTTCAATAGCACTTGCAATGATTTGGATTGCAATGGAAAATGAATTTTCAATAATTGTTGCTGGAGGAACAGGATCAGGTAAAACTTCATTTTTAAATGCCATTTCAACATTCATTCCTGCATCTCAAAGAATCATTTCTGTTGAAGATACAAGAGAAATAAGATTGCCAGATTATTCTCATTGGGTTCCAATGGAAGCTCGGCAATCTAACCAAGAAGGAAGAGGAGAAGTTAGTATGTTAGATTTAATCATGAACTCTTTAAGAATGAGACCTGATAGAATAATTATTGGAGAAATTAGAAAGAAAAAAGAAGCAGAAGTTCTTTTTGAGGCTATGAGGACAGGTCATAGTGTATATGGTACATTTCATGCAAACAATGCTCATGAAACTGTTTTAAGACTCTCATCATCCCCAATTGAAATTCCTAAATTTACACTCTCAGCTTTAGGTTTAATTGTAATTCAATCAAGAGATAGAAGATCAGGACAAAGAGTTACTCTTCAAATTGCAGAATTAGATGAAGATGGAAATGAAAGAGTATTACTACAATTCAATCCGAAAACCAAAAAATATTTTATGAAAAACAAACCGAAATATTTAACTCAAAAATTAGATGAGTTCCAAGGAATTGATGAAAAAGAATTTTTCGATGAACTTAAAAGAAGAGCTCTTGTTTTAGAATATCTAGCCAAATACAATATTACTGAAATTGATGATGTTGGAAAAGTAATAAATAGATATTATAAAGACAAAGATAATTTGATAAAAGAAGCATTTAAAAAATTAAAAGAGGTTTCAAAAAAACCTAAACCTAAAATACAATGA
- a CDS encoding type II secretion system F family protein, which yields MSFTNMLRGIVKRNPKLKLKLKKANSKLSPLQYVHQSIMMTIGSVIALIVIMYPFTKSNPTYMIFGALGMILFSPVVYKFWFSYVDVLIQKYGRELEGDLLFVSEYLLVSLESGLPIGNSIENLSKIDRPGGKFFKRIYTEFKTGKSFEDAFDEGSRFAPVESAKNLIKRLKDSLEIGVDLKGVLVSFIEESSEKKLMEVKSFSKKLNPIIMMYLLLGIVLPSLGVTFLILGITMLDSAPELLRIILIFIFLLMFAFQYLSYTSFKFSRSTI from the coding sequence ATGAGTTTCACAAATATGCTTAGAGGAATTGTAAAGAGGAATCCTAAATTAAAATTAAAATTAAAAAAAGCAAATTCTAAATTAAGTCCTCTACAATATGTACATCAATCCATAATGATGACAATTGGAAGCGTCATAGCTTTAATAGTTATAATGTATCCTTTTACTAAAAGTAATCCTACTTATATGATATTTGGTGCATTAGGAATGATTTTATTTAGTCCAGTTGTATATAAATTTTGGTTTAGTTATGTTGATGTTTTAATTCAAAAATATGGGCGAGAATTAGAAGGTGACTTATTATTTGTTTCAGAATATTTACTTGTAAGTTTGGAGAGTGGTTTGCCTATCGGAAATTCAATTGAAAACTTAAGTAAAATTGACAGACCAGGAGGTAAATTTTTCAAAAGAATTTATACTGAATTTAAAACAGGAAAAAGTTTTGAAGATGCATTTGATGAAGGGTCAAGATTCGCCCCAGTAGAATCAGCTAAAAACCTAATTAAAAGATTAAAGGATAGTTTAGAAATTGGTGTAGATTTAAAAGGAGTATTGGTAAGTTTTATTGAAGAATCTTCTGAGAAAAAATTAATGGAAGTAAAATCTTTTTCTAAAAAATTAAATCCAATTATTATGATGTATTTACTTTTAGGAATCGTTCTACCTTCACTTGGTGTAACTTTTTTAATATTAGGTATAACTATGCTAGATAGTGCTCCCGAGCTATTAAGAATTATCTTGATATTTATTTTTTTGCTAATGTTTGCTTTCCAATATCTATCATATACTTCGTTCAAATTTAGTAGGTCAACAATATAA